A portion of the Plodia interpunctella isolate USDA-ARS_2022_Savannah chromosome 4, ilPloInte3.2, whole genome shotgun sequence genome contains these proteins:
- the LOC128669331 gene encoding uncharacterized protein LOC128669331, with product MKLKYILLVFSVAFVSNVFADGENDIKGMFPYMAFIYYSDESVVDTTGGRFFRGAVLIMPDWLVTSAVQISDNANDVAFPKKTLLARLGAVAVDSKFTLNEDEDEQEREVIKIVRPYNHSATQWWRTDITLMQTLLPFNMTAAVATAPLYGVRTDKSCFILTYAKRYNQGNSSEDRMLAQTMVDLLPPSLSNCGSHFYEVTMTCSLDTDDKSPTSRDQLSACQSYKGGPLVCDSAVVGLQTYIDNCKAPHLYQLLSPWQKFIECATKNRCDQVECTDLCVVTNKDSPLVLETTMMISTPESTISQETTVTNVTTTQETISESTTESILASNETTKVQTYSTTMETTEVTQESPTSEFVPTSILAIETEPRRMAADPEKPPSSASTVSSTRSSNRSSTHSQVIPQNAKAQNSTNPKHWPKERASSMKTDEDDCDRNLTVEAHRVARERWVKENTQVYSSATETNVCLFQSVFCIFVLTNLI from the exons atgaaattaaagtaTATACTGCTAGTTTTTTCTG TTGCATTTGTAAGTAACGTTTTTGCCGACGGAGAAAATGATATCAAAGGAATGTTTCCATATATG GCATTCATTTACTACTCGGACGAGTCAGTGGTGGACACCACGGGAGGCCGCTTCTTCCGCGGGGCAGTCCTGATCATGCCAGACTGGCTGGTGACGTCAGCGGTGCAGATCAGCGACAACGCTAACGATGTGGCCTTTCCGAAGAAGACTCTACTGGCAAGGCTCGGCGCAGTGGCCGTTGATTCGAAATTCACGCTGAACGAAGATGAGGATGAACAGGAGAGAGAG GTGATCAAGATAGTCCGACCGTACAACCACAGCGCGACGCAGTGGTGGCGCACGGACATCACCCTGATGCAGACCCTGCTGCCCTTCAACATGACAGCTGCTGTAGCCACGGCCCCTCTTTATGGCGTACGCACTGACAAGTCCTGCTTTATACTCACCTACGCT aAACGATATAATCAAGGAAACTCATCAGAAGATAGGATGTTGGCTCAGACGATGGTGGATCTCCTTCCACCGTCTCTTTCAAACTGCGGGAGCCATTTCTACGAAGTGACCATGACCTGTTCCTTGGACACCGACGATAAAAGCCCTACATCCAGAGACCAGCTCAGCGCCTGTCAG agCTACAAAGGAGGGCCATTGGTTTGTGACAGCGCAGTCGTGGGGCTGCAGACCTATATCGACAACTGCAAAGCGCCCCACCTGTACCAACTCCTTTCTCCCTGGCAAAAGTTTATAGAGTGTGCTACCAAAAACAGGTGCGATCAAGTCGAATGCACTGACCTGTGCGTTGTTACCAATAAAGATTCGCCGTTGGTGTTGGAAACAACAATGATGATCAGCACTCCCGAATCTACCATATCTCAAGAAACAACGGTGACCAATGTGACAACAACACAAGAAACCATCTCTGAAAGTACGACTGAGTCCATATTAGCATCAAACGAGACAACAAAAGTACAAACGTACTCGACAACTATGGAGACTACGGAAGTGACTCAAGAATCACCTACATCTGAATTTGTCCCAACTTCAATACTAGCAATCGAAACAGAACCGCGAAGGATGGCGGCAGATCCAGAAAAGCCACCATCAAGCGCTTCAACTGTGTCATCAACTCGATCATCAAATCGATCATCAACTCACTCGCAAGTCATACCTCAAAACGCAAAAGCACAAAATTCGACTAATCCAAAACATTGGCCCAAAGAAAGAGCTTCTTCAATGAAGACTGATGAGGACGATTGCGACAGGAACTTAACCGTCGAAGCGCATCGCGTCGCGCGTGAACGCTGGGTGAAAGAGAACACCCAGGTGTACAGTAGTGCCACGGAAACAAATGTGTGTCTTTTCCAAAGCGTATTCTGTATTTTTGTTCTgacaaacttaatttaa
- the Bx gene encoding LIM domain only protein 3 isoform X3, which yields MKCERRTPQQASSGGSPRLDVQMLAMDVTKEARASPLPATSQPNSATPTQQTQPQICAGCSKVITERYLLKALDQLWHEDCLKCGCCDCRLGEVGHTLYTRANLILCKRDYLRLFGNTGYCAACNKVIPAFEMVMRARSNVYHLECFACQQCNHRFCVGDRFYLCENKILCEYDYEERLVFANMAYNPPPLAHLKRQTTHLPPPPSSNAMGGLMNGSSRAGDLNNNMSGSSPAPFAAPPHLKPLGLSASS from the exons TGCGAGAGGCGTACGCCGCAGCAGGCCAGCAGCGGCGGGAGTCCCCGACTAGACGTACAAATGTTGGCCATGGACGTGACCAAGGAGGCCCGCGCCTCGCCCCTCCCGGCGACGTCGCAGCCAAACAGCGCGACGCCCACCCAGCAGACGCAGCCAcag ATATGCGCGGGCTGCAGCAAAGTGATCACGGAGCGATACCTTCTGAAGGCTTTGGACCAGCTCTGGCATGAAGACTGCCTCAAGTGCGGCTGCTGCGACTGTCGGCTCGGCGAAGTCGGCCACACGCTGTACACCCGCGCCAACCTCATCCTCTGCAAGCGGGACTACTTGAG GTTATTCGGGAACACGGGATACTGCGCAGCATGCAACAAGGTGATCCCTGCGTTTGAGATGGTCATGCGTGCGCGCAGCAATGTCTACCACTTGGAGTGCTTCGCTTGCCAACAGTGCAATCACAG ATTCTGCGTAGGTGACAGATTCTACTTGTGCGAGAACAAGATTCTTTGCGAGTATGATTACGAAGAGAGGCTGGTGTTCGCCAACATGGCGTATAACCCTCCCCCCCTGGCTCATCTTAAACGACAGACCACGCACTTACCCCCTCCTCCt AGCAGCAATGCCATGGGCGGCCTGATGAACGGCTCGAGTCGCGCCGGGGACCTGAACAACAACATGTCAGGGTCCTCCCCCGCGCCCTTCGCCGCTCCCCCGCACCTCAAGCCCTTAGGGCTGTCCGCGTCCAGCTGA
- the Bx gene encoding LIM domain only protein 3 isoform X1, with amino-acid sequence MKCERRTPQQASSGGSPRLDVQMLAMDVTKEARASPLPATSQPNSATPTQQTQPQICAGCSKVITERYLLKALDQLWHEDCLKCGCCDCRLGEVGHTLYTRANLILCKRDYLRLFGNTGYCAACNKVIPAFEMVMRARSNVYHLECFACQQCNHRFCVGDRFYLCENKILCEYDYEERLVFANMAYNPPPLAHLKRQTTHLPPPPQSSNAMGGLMNGSSRAGDLNNNMSGSSPAPFAAPPHLKPLGLSASS; translated from the exons TGCGAGAGGCGTACGCCGCAGCAGGCCAGCAGCGGCGGGAGTCCCCGACTAGACGTACAAATGTTGGCCATGGACGTGACCAAGGAGGCCCGCGCCTCGCCCCTCCCGGCGACGTCGCAGCCAAACAGCGCGACGCCCACCCAGCAGACGCAGCCAcag ATATGCGCGGGCTGCAGCAAAGTGATCACGGAGCGATACCTTCTGAAGGCTTTGGACCAGCTCTGGCATGAAGACTGCCTCAAGTGCGGCTGCTGCGACTGTCGGCTCGGCGAAGTCGGCCACACGCTGTACACCCGCGCCAACCTCATCCTCTGCAAGCGGGACTACTTGAG GTTATTCGGGAACACGGGATACTGCGCAGCATGCAACAAGGTGATCCCTGCGTTTGAGATGGTCATGCGTGCGCGCAGCAATGTCTACCACTTGGAGTGCTTCGCTTGCCAACAGTGCAATCACAG ATTCTGCGTAGGTGACAGATTCTACTTGTGCGAGAACAAGATTCTTTGCGAGTATGATTACGAAGAGAGGCTGGTGTTCGCCAACATGGCGTATAACCCTCCCCCCCTGGCTCATCTTAAACGACAGACCACGCACTTACCCCCTCCTCCt CAGAGCAGCAATGCCATGGGCGGCCTGATGAACGGCTCGAGTCGCGCCGGGGACCTGAACAACAACATGTCAGGGTCCTCCCCCGCGCCCTTCGCCGCTCCCCCGCACCTCAAGCCCTTAGGGCTGTCCGCGTCCAGCTGA
- the Bx gene encoding LIM domain only protein 3 isoform X2, producing MCERRTPQQASSGGSPRLDVQMLAMDVTKEARASPLPATSQPNSATPTQQTQPQICAGCSKVITERYLLKALDQLWHEDCLKCGCCDCRLGEVGHTLYTRANLILCKRDYLRLFGNTGYCAACNKVIPAFEMVMRARSNVYHLECFACQQCNHRFCVGDRFYLCENKILCEYDYEERLVFANMAYNPPPLAHLKRQTTHLPPPPQSSNAMGGLMNGSSRAGDLNNNMSGSSPAPFAAPPHLKPLGLSASS from the exons TGCGAGAGGCGTACGCCGCAGCAGGCCAGCAGCGGCGGGAGTCCCCGACTAGACGTACAAATGTTGGCCATGGACGTGACCAAGGAGGCCCGCGCCTCGCCCCTCCCGGCGACGTCGCAGCCAAACAGCGCGACGCCCACCCAGCAGACGCAGCCAcag ATATGCGCGGGCTGCAGCAAAGTGATCACGGAGCGATACCTTCTGAAGGCTTTGGACCAGCTCTGGCATGAAGACTGCCTCAAGTGCGGCTGCTGCGACTGTCGGCTCGGCGAAGTCGGCCACACGCTGTACACCCGCGCCAACCTCATCCTCTGCAAGCGGGACTACTTGAG GTTATTCGGGAACACGGGATACTGCGCAGCATGCAACAAGGTGATCCCTGCGTTTGAGATGGTCATGCGTGCGCGCAGCAATGTCTACCACTTGGAGTGCTTCGCTTGCCAACAGTGCAATCACAG ATTCTGCGTAGGTGACAGATTCTACTTGTGCGAGAACAAGATTCTTTGCGAGTATGATTACGAAGAGAGGCTGGTGTTCGCCAACATGGCGTATAACCCTCCCCCCCTGGCTCATCTTAAACGACAGACCACGCACTTACCCCCTCCTCCt CAGAGCAGCAATGCCATGGGCGGCCTGATGAACGGCTCGAGTCGCGCCGGGGACCTGAACAACAACATGTCAGGGTCCTCCCCCGCGCCCTTCGCCGCTCCCCCGCACCTCAAGCCCTTAGGGCTGTCCGCGTCCAGCTGA